A single window of Mugil cephalus isolate CIBA_MC_2020 chromosome 1, CIBA_Mcephalus_1.1, whole genome shotgun sequence DNA harbors:
- the LOC125016564 gene encoding lamin-A-like, translated as METRNKKMEEVKDENSSSSDSQETSGDITVFVDPSCNSICLRNVTDQDKSFGGRQLKVHINNSEPITYTFDPSMELKAGKSVYLYHPDSEHLVSDSLVWEDLKSWKSGDRVQVSLQ; from the exons atggagaccagaaacaaaaagatggaggaggtgaaagatgag aacagcagcagctcagacagtcaggagacgtcaggagacATCACTGTGTTCGTTGATCCCAGCTGCAACTCTATCTGTCTGAGAAACGTGactgatcag gacaaatcATTtggaggacgtcagttaaaagtccacatcaacaatagtgaacccatcacatacacatttgatccatcaATGGAACTCAAGGCTGGAAAGTCTGTTtat ttatacCATCCAGACAGTGAGCATCTTGTCTCTGATAGCCTGGTGTGGGAGGACCTGAAGTCCTggaagtctggagacagagtccaggtctctctgcagtga